One region of Thunnus albacares chromosome 8, fThuAlb1.1, whole genome shotgun sequence genomic DNA includes:
- the LOC122987339 gene encoding uncharacterized protein LOC122987339: protein MIFQCFRLISWTDLPLCNLFCTMKICRKSPYILLKLIHITLFPALEAQKVETWYEVTGYVERDVTLPCPFIQGPDIHITQFEWDFNPPEGEKITIIVSSSQYGVVTHNTSLKERVDLTGQSLIIKNVKKTDAGSYICSVSTFPNGAFKGTTKLFVQEQMPLSSGVIAAVVIAIMLLLVIMAATVYHISMRRCNSVVRNRVYIDKDGPVIDVARLSVIRRDEDVVYSDIKFKSSREVTPLSNDKHTETMHADDVTYSEVVILCQQPK, encoded by the exons AtgatttttcagtgttttcgaCTGATCAGCTGGACGGATCTGCCTCTTTGTAACCTC TTCTGCACAATGAAAATTTGCAGAAAATCACCTTACATACTGCTGAAGTTGATTCACATCACATTATTCCCAG CTCTTGAGGCACAAAAAGTCGAAACCTGGTATGAAGTGACTGGATATGTTGAGCGTGATGTCACCCTGCCATGCCCGTTCATCCAAGGACCagacatacacattacacagtttGAGTGGGACTTCAACCCTCCAGAAGGAGAGAAAATCACCATTATTGTTTCTAGTAGCCAATATGGAGTGGTTACTCATAATACTTCTCTGAAGGAGAGAGTGGACCTTACAGGACAATCTCTgatcattaaaaatgtgaaaaagacaGATGCAGGGTCATACATCTGCAGTGTTTCAACCTTCCCCAATGGTGCATTTAAAGGAACCACCAAACTTTTTGTTCAAG AACAGATGCCGTTATCATCAGGAGTCATTGCTGCAGTAGTGATCGCCATCATGCTGCTGCTAGTGATCATGGCggccacagtttaccacatcTCCatgagaag ATGTAACTCTGTGGTCAGGAACCGTGTCTACATTG ATAAAGATGGTCCTGTGATTGATGTGGCCAGGCTATCAGTCATCAGGAGAGATGAG GATGTGGTCTACTCTGATATCAAGTTCAAATCATCTAGAGAGGTCACTCCTTTATCCAATGACAAGCACACTGAGACCATGcatgctgatgatgtcacatactCTGAGGTCGTAATTTTGTGTCAGCAGCCCAAATGA